The nucleotide window CGGTATTTGGTATAATTGGCACATGGGCACAGCATGTTGCACTTTCCCACAGCATAGACAAGTGTTGCAGCATGTCTCAAGCAACACTGAAGCGCCATTTGTTTTTTTCGCACCATCGAAACAACAACTAAATATGAAGGAAGCATTCACCACCATTAAAGATAAGGCGACACATATATAGATTGCATTCTAATAGGTAGCAGGCAGTTCACAACAGATCCAGTTCAACCACACAATACATTACATTACATTAATATATCAAGTTTTCTCACAGTTCAGACCCAGATGCAGCTTTCCCAAAAGTAAAACATCATCAAATATACTGATGATGAGTACGGCTTCCAGCTTTCGATGATCAGCATGATGTATGACTACAGGTCAGGGTTTCTCAGGACCTTCAAGAGCGTCTTATGATGACCAATGATCCTGTAGTCATGACTGGAGATCGATGTAGCCCGGCAATGTTCCATCAGATGCTCCAATAACCCAGACCTGGGCTTGGGCTTGCTGCAGTAGGGGCACCGGTACTTTTCATTCCTCCAGTTGTAGTACTTGGCAGGTCCTTGGACCCTGATCTTCAACACCTCCTTCTCTTCAAAGGACTCGAAGTTCCCCTCGACCACATCATCTCCAGATTCATACTGCACAAATTAATGACTGACATTAATACATTATGCATTCAAAAACTATAAACACATAATACTAACTCAATGCAGAAATAACATTTGAACTAGGCCTTACCTCGTACGGCTCATCTTCATCAGACTCATATGGGTAGAACCCAGTCTTGTCCCACTTCCTCTTGTTGCCCACAAGATCCTCCTCCTCCTGCTATATTGTCAAACAAGCACATCAATTACAATGAATTGAATTGCAGTTCACAGAATGTCATTACAAACAAAATTGTGAATGTGAACCACATTGGTATGTTGCAAGTGACCAAATGCTTTCCTTATAAATACAGAATCTAAGCAATCAATCAACAGACAAATGATGTCCTTCATAAATGCTAATGAAAATGCAAGCTGGATTCTTGACATTCCCTGGAGAAACCCAACACTTTACTTTTGAGGGaattacccccccccccccacacacacacactacttAATGGAAACATATAGTATATTTTGTTGCTAGGATCCTGCGTTGGAATGTTTACTTCACACTTTACATATAGTATATACTAATTACAGAAGCCAACTACAAATTTTAATATGCACAAATTACTGTTTTTGGGACAATGCAGCAAAGCTCCTACACATATTAACATAATGCAGTAGTTAATTAGGTACAACTTCAACTATAAATGCATACATCTCCAACAAACATCTAAAATTTCATTACTTACCTAAACAACAACAAATTATAATATAGATGAATCTTGTATCATCTAAATCAATTCATTGGCACATCTTAATTAATGCATTCCAAATCAATATGTTTCCATCCACTATCATTGAACCACAGATCAAATCAAATAATCATAAATGTCAGCAGCATTGAACTACAGATCTAATAATCATATGACGTCTATCTGACCTTAAATTCCCCCTTAAATAAGGTATTCATCCTCATACTAATTAAATTCTAACAAGCAAAAATTCAACTACTAATCTAATAAGCATCTGAAAAAACCccaagatgcttttatctctgaAGCAACAGCATTGCAGAGGATGTTCAATGCTGTCAACATCTCTGAAGCAACGACAAAATTCCTCTACTAACCCAAAGTAAATAAGCATAGACTGCCCCTTCCCCTCGACCACGCTTCCCCTCTCCTTCAGAAGCCCCAATCCAGCACAAAAAAATCCAGCCCTTGAGAAGCTCTTTTTGATTAACATGACAACACCCAGTACATGAGCACATCCTTCACTATATTTACAACCAAACTAATGCACCATCTAATCACCTCACGTAGACAATTTCCAAAAACACAAGGCCATGCACAACCCATCTCATAGCCTCTGCCTGACAGGCATCAATCAAGCATCAAATAACTGCAACTATGACAACATGCATCAATCAAGCATCTAAGAATTGCAACTATGACAGCCATAATCCCTAGAACTAAGCATCCATTTAATTAATCATCAAGCCAAATAACTAAAGCAGGCACCAACCCAAACCAATACAAAAGTATATATTTGACTCCAAACACCTAAAGAATTGCAAAAATTCCACTACTAATCTAATAAGCATCTGAAAAAACCCTAATCTAATAATCATATGTGGTCCACCATTCTTGTACGAATCTAATACAGGAAAACCGTAATGCAGAGAAAACCCTACCTCCAACAAATCTAACCAAGCAAAGTTCTGGCCACAAACCCTACAATCTAAAAACTACCAACTAAAAGTTAGCCGCAGATACCTTCTGCTCCGCTTCCTCCTCGCCGGAGCCGGCCTCCAACTTCTCCACCTTCTCCACCTTCTGCGCCTCGCCAGAGCCCGCCTCCACCTTCTGCGCCTCGCCAGAGCCCGCCTCCACCTTCTGCGCCTCGCCGGAGTTGGCCAGAGCGGGCGCATCTGGCTGGACCGCGCCGCTGCGGCCCGCCCCCACCTTCTCCAGATCTCCAGCGGAGGGAGCACCGCGCTGGACGCCGGCACGCCCCCTCACAAAGGTGCCCGCAGCGATCTGCCGCGCCTGCTCCACCAGATCTGCGCCCCAATCGGGGTGCTCGCCTCCTGCGTCCGCCATTGCGATGGAGAGGATGCGGTGAGGGAGACGAGGAGGTTGGAGAGGAGAGGGAGTGGGGAGTGGAGAGAGGGAGACGATGCGGCGGGGGGAAATGGTGGGCGATGCGGCCGGAGGTGGTTGCCGTCCACATTTATATGATGGGACAGTTTTGGCAACTACCTGTGACACGTGCTGCCCCACGCGCGGGCGGCTTCTTTTTTTTTTGCAGGGGGGGGGCGTGGGCGCGGGCGGCTTCACGCGTGCACGAAAGGCCGCCGTATACGGACGGGCATACGTATACGGCCGGGCATACGATCTAACCGGGCCCGTACGGGCCTCCCAGGGCTCCTCGACGGCTATACGCGGGGCAACAAAGACGATCATGCCCCTCGTTATGAACCGTTTTTGGTTCATCCTGGCCGTCGATGTGTTTTCCCACCCCGCGTTCAGCCCAGGGGGGGAGCACCGGAGCAGAAATGAACTAGTATTAGTGTAGCAGTATTCTCTAACAGCAAGCAATTATTAATTTTGTGTTTATTTTAAGTAGCAAGTGTGAGATAATTCTAAACTTTTCTTGGGTATTTATTTCACAATATCTATAAGAGGTAAATTTATATGTAACAAATATATATTTTAATGGGTAGGTTCTTCCTTCAAAATATTAAGTCGGATGATCAAATGAATATAAGTCCGATGTTCTACACTTGTATCCATGTCTAACAGATCCTTGTCATATCTACCTTTCAGTCGTACCAAATCCTCTAGGATTGCGCTGGATTCAAAACACTTATCCGTGTCCAGCTGTCTTTCACTGTGTGGGAATCTTTGATGGTCGAATTAGACATCCGAATCCGAGTCGGATTCGGACAGTTGTTTTTGTGTCCAATTTTGTGCAGTGCACTAGCATTACAAATGTATATCCATGCAGCTGAAAATGGAACGATGTTGGTTTTGAATAACGCTGTATTCGACATACATTGTTCTGTTTCATGAATATTTGGATATTTTTGTTTCGGAAACGTTTCTTGGCCCCATTGTTCTTCTGATTTCCTATATCAAAACAAGGAAACTCTCATAGCGTATATAGAGTCGAAACAGAGCGCTTTAATTACTCCAATGATGCCAAGATATCTCCAATATATACATTGTGAATACCATCACTAACTTGGGAAATGCTATGTAAGCATGCGACACACTTCACGTTTCACTAGAAGACATAAATACACAAACTATTTCTATTCTTATTTGCAAAGCCACTTTTGGTTTCGGCCAGTGAAGATAAGATTTGGAAATCACAGTACAATTAATGCGTGTATAGTACTAGAACTAGATCGACCTTTTTATCATCCATTAATCTGATGCATATACATTATGACACTTCTCCTCCTTCCCTATCTATATGAAATGGGCACAACACCTGGAGAAACAATCTCATGTTATTCTCTTTCAAACTGTTGAGAAATCAGAGAGTAGATGCTTGCAATATTGAGCTAGCTGTGTATTAATGCAACTCATTAAATAATTGTAAGTCACGATATAAATTTGCTAGAGCTGGACACATGGTATAGTTAACCTATAGATCTAATTTTAGATCGGCTAATGTCAAATAAAACAGCACCAAATAAATCAGCTCAAGAAACTAAGAATCGCATGAAATAGCCTGAAGAATTAGTTTTAGATGCATCAAAGTATCAAACACAAACTGACACACATATATAGCAAACCAGCTTAATTGCAGATTGCAGTCTTCATTTATTTATCTATTGAGCGGGGATCGATCGATCGAGAGCTATTATTTGCACACAAGTCTGGAAACGCAAAGTCAAAGAGAGAAGGCAGAATAAAATATATACTAGAAGCTAAACACCAAATATAGCACACGCAAGCACAGCTCGAACAACTGTCAACTGAGAACACTAGCAAGCTGCTCGATCGATCTGTTCATCACCCCTACTACTCCTCCCCCTGTTCCTGATCTGCCTCGGGAGCCGGAAGGTTCAGATCAACGCCGAACACGACGGGCTTGCGAGCTTCTtcggcggcggcgagctcctCTCTTTCGAGCCAGGAGCAGCCTTTCTTACCATTGTGGCTGGCGCGGTGGCCGCCGAGCGCCTGGCGCGTCTGGAAAGGCATCTTGCAGCGGTCGCACACGTACGGGTAACGCTGCCCGTCCGGCCCGAGCTCGCCCAGGGGTGTCTCCCGGGGCGGCTCCATGCCGCACCAGCTGCGGTCCGTGTGGCTGCGCATGTGGCCATGGACGGCCTTGGCACTGGCGAATGTGCGGAAGCAGATGGGGCACCCGTCAGGCCCTACCGGTGCTCCACGGGCGATGGCAGGGACGACGGCGTCCACCTCGTGCAGGGACTTGAAGGTCCAGGGGTACCTGGGGTCGTCGCCTCCTCCGGAGCCTCCCGCGACGAGGTAGTGGACATGGCCGGCGCCGGGCATGATGAACACTCGGGAGCTCGATCCGGTCATCATGTTGTGGGTTCTGGGTTGTGTGTTGTGGCTGCCGTTTCTGTATTTGTGTATGTAGACGAAGACGACAACACACTCTACCGTGGGACTGCTGCACTAGGCGTGGAGAGTACTAGCCGTGAGTAGGTGGGCCGTACGCGTGGTGAGTAGTATCGGTTTGTCTAGTTCATTCATATTAGTGTCGCCGGTGTGGAGACTGTAAGCTTTGCTAAGAAACATTTGCGTAGTTTCACATAGAGACAAAAATATTTTACAATTTCAGTTTCTGGTTGAGAAGCTGGTTTTTGCAAAAACCGTGGGCTGTTTATTAAAACTGGGCACTCTCCTAACCCTCTCACGACCAGCATGCTTTCGGCGGCCGGACTATGTAATCTTGCTATCGCGAAGGGTTCTAATATGCGGTCCACTCTCGCATGGCCATCTGGCCACCGTGTGCAGATTCGCAGGCCGAGAGTTCTGGACGGAAGTTTTTCGGGGGAAAAAGTGGACCCTATAGGTTAAATGGGCCTCCCTCTCCATGGCGCGCAGCCCGTTTAGCTGTGGGTTAGAGGAAGCAAAGCATGATCGGTTTTCGATTTGCATTGAGAGGTCAACAGGATGTCAGTTGCTCTGCTGCAAAGCAAACCGATTCCGCGGGTGTAGGTTTCCATCAAAAAAATCTTATACCATCGCTGTTCTCTCCCAAGGAAAGAGTCGTGTTCAATCGAGGACCGGTTCTTTTTGAGAGGATGCCCATCCAGCCCCCCCCCACACCACACACACATTTTGAGAGGATGACTATCcggtcgcccccccccccccgataaGATTGAAAACTCTGTGCATATGTCCTTAAACCTTAAATGTTAAAACAACAAACATTTTCCACTTGGCCCCCTCTAAAGTTTAGCGGTATGTATCTCCCCCTGCTTGTTCCAGGCTACGTCGTTGGCTAAGACCAGGGCCGTCTCCAGAAATTTGGGGCCCCGGGACGAATCACGAAATAGAATCCTAAAATTTGAAAAatccactagtgcagaaccgggcaatagcaccggttcgtaaggccctttagtgccggtttaggaaccggcactaaagtttcggcactaaagccccccccccttagTACCAGTTCAGCAcaaaccggtgctaaaggggatCCACGTGGCACGAgtcagctccgggggccgggagccctttagtactggttggtaacaccaaccggtactaaatggttgtggggtttttggttttatgatttctttttcatttaattttgtgttttccattttaattctttttcgtttgctggtattttacggtactacacattgtacacgttatgcatatatatatatatatatatatatatatataaatagaatttctagtagaaccaatcatatatataccatcaatgtctcacaaaccaccatattaatttacacatacacacatgtatagctatatacaatttctcctacatatgcatgttgccttcggagccagtggcattagcctaattggtgccttcggagcacgatgacaattggaagtggttcatgagggcggtagcgggtaatagtattctcccttcggatttatgacctggtcgagcaaaaatcccgctatttcctcttgaagtgcttctacgtgctccgtttctaggagcttgtcccgcacctatttgaactgttaagaaggagatcaatatgcatgtgtattagttgtgtgactagatatcgataatggtgtaaaaattgtgaatagtgttctgacaagcgtacccattcctgtctttgagatctgctcctttcggacgccatcatgcgaatgttctcgcaaacgcagaatgcacacagatcaaTCCCCTGCGCccgcttcagggcctttattacgagaatggaatttaatttgatcagataataattagtcaagcatgataattaaagagatggcagctagctagctagctagtactacttaattacttaccttgggtcgaaaccatttcagctgtggtttccattcgccttccgtgacgctgatgaaccttgcccaagccttgcccgccgacaaagaaaatgaataaaggggttattaaatagttcatatcatgaaatgacgaactaaataggccgagatatatagttaataatgattgaaattacctgttgactatcccaaacaagatgttatagtcactatttgctttgagtagcgagtccagtatttcaactgttccggcgtcaactttaatgatacacaagatctagtgaaatctgcatgcacacacgtttgcatgtcttaattaagcgggcatatgtaagcaaaaacatgtagctagctagtaggcaaaaacagagaatttgtagtacaagaaagtgtgactcactggaagttgtaaggaagtagtatatcttcattgtatttgaggcgcttcaagaactctagcatgctgtcctctacctgcttttcataatacttgttcattttccatgtgtattcattaacggtgtttgggtcaatgaacccaatgccatagcgtctaccttttctcatttcatacatcttcatcctgcataatactacagaaaagaatatagtgaggataattacaggtaatgattgatcaaaaggatcactacagctagcttgagacttaaattacagaaagaaatcacttacagacaatagcaactgacgatagatttgtcgagtgcgtcttgattgtataactgaaacagttcagaatactcaacggccacagctttctcatggtagtaatcatccttcttgacatccaccatgagggactctcgattggatctcttggtaatgtccatgtaccattgatgcaattcatacattctcgttgggagcttcttgacatcttctggctcgaccaaaggttggccccggacatatttccgttttatttcctcctctgtaatcgCAGGCATGTcgtcgatctcgaggagttgtccaacagtgatcttgagttcttcagcctgcattatatgctcctgggttattaccacatcgcccacctcgggaacgtaaactgtttggccacaataatattgagcgcgcgtactgtcacgtgttgttggcggcacaacaagcggggggatcgattgcgccgcctgttttcccagctgggcaaccgttttcccgcattttttgacagctgcttgttgtttgctcgaactcgagctcgcctccttctgtagacgtcgtcgatgtaacttcctgatgtggcgctcatagtctgtgtcaacaggcttaggagctggtggttgagccatacgaatgaagtggtcaactacttccacaggcactttctcccttggcggcggtggcggtttcagtccaaaatgggcgtcaagttctgcctgcactatggcattggtttgctcctcgatCCTGTCGcaagccctcacaggaagaggagtagtgaggtttggaccatatttatatcgcttgcctccgcttgtacttcctgtactatgacctcgactcgtaccgctacgcaccatagctgcagggtgtctcttctgcgattgctgaggtggcggagacggctgacggggctgagttggacgaggaggagtggcctgaagctgtgtcggacttggaggaggagtggacgtctgacgctgtgtcggacttggaggaggagtggcctaacactttgccggacttggaggaggaggagtggcctcacgcgttggtggacttggaggagcgggagtctgctgactcggtgacGGACTTCGAcaaggagtcgggtgacgcggtgtctgtggccttcgaaagatgatgcaatcctttctccataggatgacacgatgtatggcctctcccaatgtgtgctcgtcgtcacctccaggaatgtcaagctgtagctccgaatatgtgtccaccacctcatcaaccaagacacgagcatagcccactggaatcgggttgcaatggaaggttgcctcgggggaatttgaaaaagcaacggcgtcctccaccttcatggatatgttcttcattttgaagtgtagctcgcagttagtgttctccgtgatgtcatccacggggtatctatccagcactgcgtcgcccggggcggaacccacgctgcttctcggcatggatggggcggtgctatccaatgctggatcatccgctagctgctgcagatgctgagaccccctttgctggctaagtgagtcgatatgctcctgctgccgctggaatttaactaccaattccgcttgacttgcttctaggccttgaaggcattcatagtcccgcttcctctgctcctcctccatcttcctcttcttctcctccgcaatcttctttctcgcacgggttctatagtcggcgttccagtccgaaaacccctcataccacggaatagcgcccttgcctcgtgttcttcccgggtgttcaggatttcccagggcacgcgtaagctcgtcgttctctctgttgggctggaacacccccgatcgagcctcttctattgcaacaagtagcgcatcgtcggctccgttcagacatgccttcgtcgaaacattgcctgtcttcgggtccaactcccccccatgcgcatagaaccaagtcctgcacctgggggggcagctcttagtaaccggagtgacacttgcatcctccatctctttctcagacttatcccacttaggcattgccaccgcgtagccacctggccccagcttatggaacttatcctttttttcggcattcttcttgtttattctcgaccgttccttagctaattctgaatccttgaatttcacgaaatcgtcccaatgagcactttgattctctagtatcccctcgaatactggagtcttccttcctcccttgacgtacttctcccacgtcgttctcttgtggttcttgaatgcaaccgccatcttcctaaaagcagcgcccttgactttccgcacatctgcttctgtgaaattatctggtagggtgaaatgttccatgagagtatcccaaagcagttttttttattctcgtcgacaaaagtaacatttggacgtggctttgctggctttctccattcttgaagggagatcgggagttggtccttcacaagaactccgcactgacgaacgaacttgtccgcaatcttcttaggcgctaatggttcgccattaggtttgaatgcctcgatattgtactttacaccctccttcaactttttgttcgggccttgtttcgtccttttgcctgaagatttgctcgatccggatggctgaaagaagaaagatcgattcgttaatatatcttcaactcatttaaaacatgcgatgatcaccagattcctgcttatataaatatatatacctcgccggtgtttgttgtttcaggatcaacatgttcttcgtcgtagttcatgacttcatcttctcggtcgtcgcgatcgaatatcatatcaccctctccggtgttgtttagaaattcggagccgtcaaaatcttcttcattctgatcatcatctggcccgcgtatgatatcgaacatggtctgttctctctctctgtcggtattgtccgccatagcttttatttaactatgccaaaagaaatataaaacaatttagtataatctcgaataatagatataatctcgaatacatcgtctcgaataatagatataatctcgaatacatcgtctcgaataatagatttaatctcgaatacgtcgtctcgaataatagatataatctcgaatacatcgtctcaaataatatatataatctcgaataaatcatctcaaatattatatatcgaatacatcactagctagctagctagctaataaagattgAATACTAGAGATTAATCTAGGCGGTGGACAACtaaagtgaaggaaccatcactggatcatagctcgggtgatctccccaaagaacctgccaggtattggagaacctgacgtccatagcagccatgtagcgatggacgtgctcgtcctcctccctgacacggcgacgtaccacctccggcggggccggctccttccgcaccgaaagtggcccacgcgaatgccaccaaaggagatgagggtcgacgacgggacccggggccgggttcctcaccaagcgtcgcgcccctgaaggtagcacctcccagtgccagcccggcggagcccagtcccggtcatgggtcctctgaagcaggacgtcgtcgcgaacgggtcgacggcgaggatgcgggccgggcatcgtcgacaacaaatactatatgcaaatgtaacactaattatgctatcattgcatatgttaaaattatatatgctatttcatactaattaagcatctaacactaaaaacagaaaaaacaacttctatacatccattaaaaacagaaaaacaacattatataaaaaaattgcatactaattaaacactaattatatccatctaacatgcattcatacata belongs to Triticum urartu cultivar G1812 chromosome 7, Tu2.1, whole genome shotgun sequence and includes:
- the LOC125525790 gene encoding zinc finger protein ZAT4-like; protein product: MMTGSSSRVFIMPGAGHVHYLVAGGSGGGDDPRYPWTFKSLHEVDAVVPAIARGAPVGPDGCPICFRTFASAKAVHGHMRSHTDRSWCGMEPPRETPLGELGPDGQRYPYVCDRCKMPFQTRQALGGHRASHNGKKGCSWLEREELAAAEEARKPVVFGVDLNLPAPEADQEQGEE